GCAGTGCGAGGTTCTGGCTTCCCCTGTCGGGAGGCTTGGTCGAATTCTCGGACCGCGTCGACAGCGAGTTGGATCGCCGGACCGGTCCACTCATTCATGTTCGCAGTGAAGCCCGCCTTAACCCCCGCTTGAGTGACGTAGGCCAAAAGCGCCCCAACCGAGCACAACTTCTGGGACGCGAGTTTCGCGTCGTACTCCCTGAGTCGGCGGTGCAACTCCTGGCCGTTCGATGGCAGATTCGCGGTCTTTGATGGATCGGCTTTCTGAGGTTCCGGTTTCAGTGCTTCGGTTTTGGGAGCGTCTGTTTTTTGGGCTTCAGTTTTCGCGGCCGGTGCCTTTGTGTTCGCTGGCGCCGGTTCATTAATTTTGGATACATCCGCCCGCGTCGTTTCTTTCTTCGGCTCGGTCGCAACGAACCCGGAAGGTGCGGGTTTCGTGCTGGCCTGGGGCTTGGTTTTGGGGATGGCGAACGCTGGTAGTTGTGGTGGTTGCACGATTTGCTTCTTCATCGGATCGTATTCGACCCACTGGGCCGGGAGCCGGTACAGGTATCGCCCGATTCCGAATTTCACCGCCGCACGCTTGAGCGCGTCGCTGAATGCGGCCTTAAGTCGGTCGCCCATATCGGGCTGTTCGCTCGGTGACCCGACATCGGTTTTCGTGATCCAACGGTCACCAAGTTTGCACCGGAGCC
This region of Gemmata massiliana genomic DNA includes:
- a CDS encoding Rad52/Rad22 family DNA repair protein yields the protein MSRSPQMLTLTSELAAPFNPRDVKFKPQMVKNNRCLAMAYIDARLIQDRLDEVLGVENWEDAYKILPDGSVMCRLRCKLGDRWITKTDVGSPSEQPDMGDRLKAAFSDALKRAAVKFGIGRYLYRLPAQWVEYDPMKKQIVQPPQLPAFAIPKTKPQASTKPAPSGFVATEPKKETTRADVSKINEPAPANTKAPAAKTEAQKTDAPKTEALKPEPQKADPSKTANLPSNGQELHRRLREYDAKLASQKLCSVGALLAYVTQAGVKAGFTANMNEWTGPAIQLAVDAVREFDQASRQGKPEPRTAA